The bacterium region CCCTTCCACTCGCCTGTGTGATGAGTCGATCGTATCGCACCTGCAAAGCGATCAGCTCGCCAAGCAAGTACTTTCCTTTGCGGTGTGCCTGGCCGGGCAAGTCTTCTTCGAGCGTGACATTCACAGCCGCGATGCCTGCTGCGCATGCAAGTGGATTTCCTCCAAACGTGGAGGTATGAATGAAGGGATTATCCTCCAGCACCTGCCAGATTTTTGGTTTTGAAATGAAAGCGCTCAACGGCATCACACCGCCACCAAGAGCTTTCCCCATGCACAGAATGTCCGGAACCGTATCCCAGTGCTCGACGCCGAACATTTTTCCCGTGCGCCCCATTCCTGTTTGCACTTCATCCGCAATCAAAAGAGCACCGTATTCATCGCACGCTTTTCGGATGCGCGGCCAAAAATCATCGGGAGGGACGATCGCGCCTGCCTCCCCCTGGATCGGTTCCATAATAACAGCGGCAATTCCTTTGCCTGTCTGATCTGCCTTATACAATTCATCTTCTACTGCCTCGGCATCGCCGAATTCCACGAAATGAATTCCAGGCAGCAAAGGTAGGAACGGCTCGCGATACTCCCATTTGCCCATCAAGCTCAGGGCTCCGCAGCTCTTGCCGTGAAATCCGCGCAGAGAGCTGATGAAGTTCGTGCGCTGGGTTGCCACGCGAGCGAGTTTTAACGCCCCTTCTACCGCATCTGTTCCATTGTTGATGAAAAAGCAGTACTGCAGATCGCCCGGAGCAACTTCTCCAAGCAATTTAGCCAGCGCTCCGCGCAAAGGATCCAGCAATTCCTGACTGGACAGGGGCATCCGTTGCAGCTGATCAGCCACAGCTTTCAGGATTTTCGGATGCCGTATGCCCGCGCTGTAAATTCCATAACCACCAAGACAATCGATGAACTTGCGCCCCATGATGTCTTCAAAGTGGCAACCTTGCCCCATCCACTCCAGCGCCGGCTGTTCGCGCATCTCAATGACAGATTTCCGGTAATCCAGATAGCCACGATTGTAGTAGAAGGAAAAATTCTCGATGGTTTCGCTGATGATCTGTTCTTTCTCTTTATCGGAGAGGTTTCCATTCGAAATGATGTTTAACCATTTCTGGGATTCTAAAAGGACTTCTTTTTCGTTCATGATCTTTCTCCATTCAGGTTAGTGGCGCATTTTTGCGCCGAGTGTTTTGTAAAAGGAAGGCCCTTTACAAATCACCGGCCCAGAATGGAGGTAAGCTTTTTCTAAAAAGCATGATCGATCACATCCAATCCTTCATCTAGTTGTTCATCTGTGATGACGAGCGGCATGAGGGTGCGCAGACAATTTCCGTGCGTTCCTGCCGATAAAAGAATCAAACCGTTTTGATAACAGCGAGTCGTTACTTCTTGAACCTTCTCTTTGTCAGGTTCTTTCGTCTTCCGGTCTTTGACAATTTCGAGAGCCATCATCGCGCCGAGGCCTCGAACCTCTCCAATGGCGGAGTGTCGCTCATATAATTGCTCAAATCTCTTGCGAACAACTTCTCCGATTTTGTTTGCGCGTTCCGGTAGAACTTCTTTTTCCATGAACTGAATCGCAGCCAATGCAGCCGCGCAGCTCACGGGATTTCCCGAGAAGGTTCCACCAAGACCCCCAATCTGCGCGCTGTCCATGATTTCGCTTCGGCCGGTTACCGAACTCAGCGGCAGCCCACCGGCCATTGATTTTGCCAGGACGATCAAATCCGGTTCAACGCCGTAATGTTCGCACGCAAACATTTTGCCGGTGCGGCAGAACCCCGTTTGTATCTCATCAATGATGAGCAGAATATTGTTTTTTCGACAAATCCCGGCAAGCGCATCCACATATTCTCTGGGCGCTACAACAAATCCACCTTCTCCCAATACAAGCTCCAGTACCACGCAGGCAACGTTTTCCGCAGCAATATGACTGTTGAAGAACTCCTCAAGATTTTGTATCTGTTCGGAAATGTTTTGACGGTAAGAGTATGGATAGGGGAGCCTGTAAACTTCGGAAGCAAACGGACCAAAACCGAATTTGTATGGCTTTACTTTGCTGGTAAGGCTCATCGTCAGAAGGGTTCGTCCGTGAAAAGCGTGTTCGAAAACCACAACGGCCGG contains the following coding sequences:
- a CDS encoding putrescine aminotransferase, whose translation is MNEKEVLLESQKWLNIISNGNLSDKEKEQIISETIENFSFYYNRGYLDYRKSVIEMREQPALEWMGQGCHFEDIMGRKFIDCLGGYGIYSAGIRHPKILKAVADQLQRMPLSSQELLDPLRGALAKLLGEVAPGDLQYCFFINNGTDAVEGALKLARVATQRTNFISSLRGFHGKSCGALSLMGKWEYREPFLPLLPGIHFVEFGDAEAVEDELYKADQTGKGIAAVIMEPIQGEAGAIVPPDDFWPRIRKACDEYGALLIADEVQTGMGRTGKMFGVEHWDTVPDILCMGKALGGGVMPLSAFISKPKIWQVLEDNPFIHTSTFGGNPLACAAGIAAVNVTLEEDLPGQAHRKGKYLLGELIALQVRYDRLITQASGRGLLLGMEFPNTEIGYKVVSGLFKRNVLVAGTLTNSRVVRFEPALNIGEPLMDEILDRLEETLKEIDRTVDKIEPEED
- a CDS encoding aminotransferase class III-fold pyridoxal phosphate-dependent enzyme — translated: PAVVVFEHAFHGRTLLTMSLTSKVKPYKFGFGPFASEVYRLPYPYSYRQNISEQIQNLEEFFNSHIAAENVACVVLELVLGEGGFVVAPREYVDALAGICRKNNILLIIDEIQTGFCRTGKMFACEHYGVEPDLIVLAKSMAGGLPLSSVTGRSEIMDSAQIGGLGGTFSGNPVSCAAALAAIQFMEKEVLPERANKIGEVVRKRFEQLYERHSAIGEVRGLGAMMALEIVKDRKTKEPDKEKVQEVTTRCYQNGLILLSAGTHGNCLRTLMPLVITDEQLDEGLDVIDHAF